Proteins from one Candidatus Rokuibacteriota bacterium genomic window:
- a CDS encoding LLM class flavin-dependent oxidoreductase, with amino-acid sequence MAKLKFGVWIPTYAWADAGPEHLRRLSASIRKCDEHGFDIWVIDHLLSAPGLYGVAWLEPLNVLSYAAGLTSRVRLATGILVLPVRHPVVLAKEISTLCHLTNNRFVFGVGPGWYSREFEATGSRIEERGRRTDEILEAVTLLLSQPSASYRGRYYQFQDVTIDPRPAKLPDIWVSGGSRIPDPGEHDVSYIARTVLDRIVKAGNWLSRCSGTQEWVKRDWAEIQAHARALGKDPTRITFGHCNFIHLVETTDHAKAVEQSREPFLRVMGAHRSYEHLQECYLMGSIDRINARIADLVGAGLRYLVLGPVTDDPGQIDLLATHVAKNFA; translated from the coding sequence ATGGCCAAGCTGAAGTTCGGGGTGTGGATCCCGACCTACGCCTGGGCCGACGCGGGCCCCGAGCACCTCCGGCGCCTCAGCGCCTCGATCAGGAAGTGCGACGAGCACGGCTTCGACATCTGGGTGATCGACCACCTGCTCTCCGCCCCGGGGCTCTACGGGGTGGCCTGGCTCGAGCCGCTCAACGTCCTCAGTTACGCCGCAGGGCTGACGTCCCGCGTGAGGCTCGCGACGGGGATCCTGGTGCTCCCGGTGCGCCATCCGGTCGTGCTCGCCAAGGAGATCTCCACGCTCTGCCACCTCACGAACAACCGCTTCGTCTTCGGGGTCGGGCCGGGCTGGTACAGCCGGGAGTTCGAGGCGACCGGCTCGCGCATCGAGGAGCGCGGGCGGCGCACCGACGAGATCCTGGAAGCCGTGACGCTGCTCCTCAGCCAGCCCAGCGCCAGCTACCGCGGCCGCTACTACCAGTTCCAGGACGTGACTATCGACCCGCGGCCGGCGAAGCTCCCGGACATCTGGGTCTCGGGCGGCTCGCGGATCCCCGATCCCGGCGAACACGACGTGTCCTACATCGCCAGGACGGTCCTCGATCGCATCGTCAAGGCCGGCAACTGGCTCTCGCGCTGCTCCGGGACCCAGGAGTGGGTAAAGCGCGACTGGGCCGAAATCCAGGCCCACGCCCGGGCCCTCGGGAAGGATCCCACGCGGATCACCTTCGGCCACTGCAACTTCATCCACCTCGTCGAGACGACCGATCACGCGAAGGCGGTGGAACAATCGCGGGAGCCTTTCCTGCGCGTCATGGGCGCGCACCGCTCGTACGAGCACCTCCAGGAGTGCTACCTGATGGGGAGCATCGACCGGATCAACGCGCGGATCGCTGACCTCGT
- a CDS encoding peptide ABC transporter substrate-binding protein: protein MLASGLTAPVVAGLLAGSRAPVDAQPRPAFAPTRRGGGGKLRALWWQAPTLLNPHFATGVKDADASRVVHEPLVSVDPDGNLVPVLAAEIPSIQSGTLARDGLWVVWRLKPDVLWHDGKSFTADDVIFNWEYASDSATTAVTAGSYRDIQRMEKLGDHAVKAVFKRPTPFWYGHGLPMLIPKHLHAPYAGTKAREAPYNLKPVGTGPYRLAHFAPGDSARYEINPHYHVPNRPFFDQVELKGGGDAVSAARAVLQTGEYDFAWNIQVEDEILRRLEQGGKGRVAIYAGGDIEHILLNQADPWREVDGERSSVKAPHPLLTDRAVRAALALLVDRNSIQEEIYGRLGHATANFLNAPARFASRNTRWEFSIERANQTLDADGWRRGPDGIRVRDGRRLRLVFQTSINAPRQKTQAIVKQACSRAGIEMELKSVVAAVFFSSDPANPDTAAHFSADLQMYTLTMGAPDPQRFMEVFASWEIAAKANKWAGRNVTRWRSEEYDRLWKATDTETDPVKRASGFMRMNDLVIQNVVVIPVLWRNRVAAVSRNLGGLSLSGWDSDFWNLASWYRAP from the coding sequence ATGCTGGCCAGCGGCCTGACGGCACCCGTGGTCGCCGGGCTGCTGGCGGGATCCCGCGCCCCCGTCGACGCCCAGCCCCGCCCCGCTTTCGCGCCGACGCGACGCGGCGGCGGGGGGAAGCTCCGCGCGCTCTGGTGGCAGGCACCCACGCTCCTGAACCCTCACTTCGCCACCGGCGTCAAGGACGCGGACGCCTCCCGGGTCGTTCACGAACCCCTGGTTTCCGTGGATCCCGACGGGAACCTGGTCCCCGTGCTGGCCGCCGAGATTCCGAGCATCCAGAGCGGGACGCTGGCCAGGGACGGGCTCTGGGTGGTCTGGCGGCTCAAGCCGGACGTGCTCTGGCACGACGGGAAATCCTTCACCGCGGACGACGTCATCTTCAACTGGGAGTACGCATCCGATTCCGCGACCACAGCCGTGACGGCGGGCTCCTACCGCGACATCCAACGGATGGAGAAGCTCGGAGACCACGCAGTCAAAGCGGTGTTCAAGCGACCGACACCGTTCTGGTACGGGCACGGCCTCCCGATGCTGATCCCCAAGCACCTCCACGCGCCCTACGCGGGAACGAAAGCGCGCGAGGCTCCGTACAACCTGAAGCCCGTCGGCACGGGGCCGTACCGCCTCGCGCATTTCGCCCCCGGGGACTCGGCGCGCTACGAGATCAACCCGCACTACCACGTCCCGAACCGGCCGTTCTTCGACCAGGTCGAGCTGAAGGGTGGCGGTGACGCCGTCTCGGCCGCCCGGGCCGTCCTCCAGACCGGCGAGTACGACTTCGCCTGGAACATCCAGGTCGAGGATGAGATCCTCAGGCGACTCGAGCAGGGCGGCAAGGGCCGCGTCGCGATCTACGCGGGTGGCGACATCGAGCACATCCTCCTGAACCAGGCCGATCCCTGGCGCGAGGTGGACGGCGAGCGATCGAGCGTCAAGGCGCCGCATCCGCTCCTGACCGATCGCGCCGTGAGGGCTGCCCTGGCGCTCCTGGTGGACCGGAACTCGATCCAGGAGGAGATCTACGGGCGGCTCGGCCATGCGACCGCCAACTTCCTGAACGCCCCCGCGCGCTTCGCCTCCAGGAACACGCGGTGGGAGTTCAGCATCGAGAGAGCGAACCAAACCCTGGACGCGGACGGGTGGAGGCGCGGCCCCGACGGCATCCGCGTCAGGGACGGCCGGAGGCTTCGCCTGGTGTTCCAGACATCGATCAACGCGCCCCGCCAGAAGACCCAGGCCATCGTCAAGCAGGCGTGCAGCCGGGCAGGGATCGAGATGGAGCTGAAGTCGGTGGTCGCCGCCGTCTTCTTCTCCTCCGATCCCGCCAACCCGGACACCGCTGCCCACTTCTCCGCGGACCTCCAGATGTACACGCTCACGATGGGGGCTCCCGACCCCCAGCGGTTCATGGAAGTCTTCGCATCCTGGGAGATCGCCGCGAAGGCGAACAAGTGGGCCGGGCGGAACGTCACCCGGTGGCGCAGCGAGGAGTACGATCGGCTGTGGAAGGCGACCGACACGGAGACGGACCCGGTGAAGCGCGCGAGCGGGTTTATGCGGATGAACGACCTGGTGATTCAGAACGTCGTGGTGATCCCGGTCCTCTGGCGGAACCGCGTGGCCGCGGTGTCGCGGAACCTCGGAGGCCTCAGCCTCTCGGGCTGGGACTCGGATTTCTGGAACCTGGCCTCCTGGTACCGGGCGCCTTGA
- a CDS encoding Zn-dependent alcohol dehydrogenase, with amino-acid sequence MKAKAAVLFEVGKRLEIREVEVEAPHTGEVRVKMAAGGVCHSDLHVMTGHLMAPLPAILGHEGSGVVADVGPGVTSVKPGDHVIPLWRLSCGECEYCTGGRPALCPAGTGIRMTGRLLDGTSRFKLNGQEIKHFAGVSSFSQFSVVPEKAVVKIPSDLPLERAALLGCAVITGVGAAINAARVRPGSSVAVFGSGGVGLNVVQGAAIAGAEKIIAVDVMDNKLEFARRFGATHTVNASAGSPVEQVRALTGGRGVDYAFEVIGLPATMRQAYDCLAKRGVAVVVGVTPMTTEVSVPVMSLVFEERVLTGSVYGSSRPRIDILKLIDLYRAGRLKLDELLTRTYPFEQINEAYEALERGEVARSVVTF; translated from the coding sequence ATGAAGGCAAAGGCGGCCGTGCTGTTCGAGGTCGGGAAGCGGCTCGAGATCCGCGAGGTCGAGGTGGAGGCCCCGCACACCGGCGAGGTGCGCGTGAAGATGGCGGCAGGTGGCGTCTGCCACAGCGACCTGCACGTGATGACCGGCCATCTGATGGCGCCGTTACCGGCGATCCTCGGCCACGAGGGCTCGGGGGTGGTCGCAGACGTCGGGCCCGGGGTGACCTCCGTCAAGCCCGGCGATCACGTCATCCCCCTCTGGCGGCTCTCCTGTGGCGAGTGCGAGTACTGCACGGGCGGCCGCCCCGCCCTCTGCCCGGCGGGGACCGGCATCCGGATGACCGGGCGCCTCCTGGACGGGACGAGCCGCTTCAAGCTGAACGGGCAGGAGATCAAGCACTTCGCAGGGGTATCGAGCTTCTCCCAGTTCTCGGTGGTGCCCGAGAAGGCGGTCGTGAAGATCCCGAGCGACCTGCCCCTCGAGCGCGCGGCGCTCCTCGGCTGCGCCGTGATCACCGGGGTGGGCGCAGCGATCAACGCCGCGCGGGTCAGGCCGGGAAGCAGCGTCGCCGTCTTCGGCTCGGGCGGCGTGGGCCTGAACGTCGTTCAGGGGGCGGCCATCGCCGGAGCCGAGAAGATCATCGCGGTCGATGTCATGGACAACAAGCTCGAGTTCGCGCGCCGCTTCGGCGCCACCCACACGGTCAACGCCTCCGCCGGGAGCCCCGTGGAGCAGGTCCGGGCGCTCACCGGCGGCCGGGGCGTGGATTACGCCTTCGAGGTGATCGGGCTGCCGGCGACGATGCGCCAGGCCTACGACTGCCTGGCCAAGCGCGGAGTGGCCGTGGTGGTCGGGGTCACGCCGATGACGACGGAGGTGTCGGTGCCGGTGATGTCCCTGGTCTTCGAGGAGCGGGTCCTCACGGGGTCGGTCTACGGGTCGAGCCGGCCCCGGATCGACATCCTCAAGCTGATCGACCTCTACCGGGCGGGCAGGCTGAAGCTCGACGAGCTCCTGACGCGCACGTACCCGTTCGAGCAGATCAACGAGGCCTACGAGGCCCTCGAACGCGGCGAGGTCGCGCGCAGCGTCGTCACGTTCTGA
- a CDS encoding class I SAM-dependent methyltransferase produces MRRAFAHRRRAAGLSLILLLSGFGCAPLTLPGPEGPAPNLGEFVPTPLEVAMRMLELAEVTKDDVVYDLGSGDGRIVILAAKRHGARAVGVEIDARLVWFSERNAKREKVDHLVSFRHADALTVDLSPATVVTLYLTKEANLLLRPILRRQLRPGARIVSHAHDMGDWAAERVERVTSLAGEEHTLYLWRIAK; encoded by the coding sequence ATGCGCAGGGCCTTCGCTCACCGCCGTCGCGCCGCAGGGCTTTCCCTGATCCTCCTGCTGTCCGGGTTCGGCTGCGCGCCCCTGACGCTGCCCGGCCCTGAGGGGCCAGCGCCGAATCTCGGCGAGTTCGTGCCCACGCCGCTGGAGGTGGCGATGCGGATGCTGGAGCTGGCCGAGGTCACGAAGGACGACGTCGTCTACGACCTGGGCTCGGGCGACGGGCGCATCGTGATCCTTGCCGCGAAGCGCCACGGGGCCCGAGCCGTGGGGGTCGAGATCGACGCCCGCCTCGTGTGGTTCTCGGAGCGGAACGCGAAACGCGAGAAGGTGGATCACCTCGTGAGCTTCCGCCACGCGGACGCCCTCACCGTGGACCTGTCGCCGGCCACGGTGGTTACGCTGTACCTGACCAAAGAAGCGAATCTCTTGCTCCGCCCCATCCTCAGGCGTCAGCTCAGGCCCGGAGCGCGGATTGTCTCGCACGCCCACGACATGGGCGACTGGGCAGCGGAGCGCGTCGAGCGAGTGACCTCCCTCGCCGGGGAGGAGCACACCCTCTACCTCTGGCGGATCGCGAAGTAG